Within the Salvia hispanica cultivar TCC Black 2014 chromosome 4, UniMelb_Shisp_WGS_1.0, whole genome shotgun sequence genome, the region attctagaTTGAGATAAGATTGTGATTGAAGTTATCTCCCTAGTgagtttttcctctttgaggaatgtatccaattccttTCTTGAAGGTTGTTTGTTTCAATTCCatagattgattcaagtagaggtatgcatcaatggggtgtatccattgagtagtggagccaagggGTAATAGAGCTATTGAAAGTTGCCTAGGGTTGTCTCCATCTTTTTGGTTAAGGTCCTATGGTTGTAGCTCTtttatctcatcattatacacatgctttccattcctaatcttccatcctttcttgtttagattcaatttttgttggttggatcatctattatcttttgtcttgtgttgataaattgaaaatagcatcacaaaaatagttagatcaaGCATCATAAATGGGTAATCCTTGGAAAATGGATCATAAACTACATGGATCCTTATCATTTGGTATCTAGAGCCTAGTACCCACTAGGTGTTAGATCTATTGTTGCTTTGGGTTGGGTTATTTTTCCTTTGGTTCTTTGTTTTGACTCTGTTTTTGTTGGGATGATCGGATTGATCAATTGTGCTTAGATTAAGCtgaaattttgtttgtatGATCTATGTTATCTTTCCTAGCTACCtgcaaaatttcatcaaaaatttTCTTCGTTTGCCTAGTTAACTGTGGAGATTAACATCATTGCCCTGTTTTGGCATAGTTGGgaaaaaccatacaaaacctatcaaattatcaaatctGACTATATATGGCTATTTTTCCCTTGATCTAGAGTTGTTTGAGAATCTATCCACtaaaattcatccaaattgGGCGCGGGgatcaataccaaaaaaattcataaagatCAGCCAGATTTCAGCAAAAAGCTTCATCCCATGTCTTGTGTTCgttagtgtgtgtgtttgcTCTAGGCCTAGTTTTCCTTGCTTTCATATGTTTAATCATTATTACTTTGGTATTTACTACTTGGTGTCCATATGTTCTTGAGGTGTATACCTTGATTGAGTTGTTCGGGCGCCAACGAGTGGGAATTGGATCGAGAGTGTGTGATACTAGCCCCACTATATTCTAAACCTACCGAGTGACATTGGTGAGTGACTTGGGGGGGTGTTGGGATACTACATTGGGGTGAGTTAGCTTCTTaaatctctctttcttaattttactAATCTCTAAGACTAGTCCCTAgtctttgtttttgtgtttgtagGAAACTTTGATGCCTCCTATGACTCGATCCAACAAAATGGTGGACATCCACGAGGAGGAAGTCGAGAAGGGCGCGGGCTCAAGTAATTCCAAACCCGAAGGGGATCTAGTGAGCATGATGTCCCAAATGATGGAAGATTTTAGTTGTGATCTCAAAcaagagatgagagaatggGATGCCCGGATGGATGCCCGGAAGAAGGAGTTCGAGACCCGATGGAAATCCAATCAAAACACATTGGTTGGAGTCTTAAAGGAGGTTCGTGCATCAAGATCCGTCACTCCTAAAAGTGACCATCTACATCTCAAAGGTTCCGGCATAGAGCATGTAGTGTCGAGGGGTAATGGAGCCAATAGGTGGTTTGGAGGAGGAAATGAGGAGTATGGTCGTTTTGGGGTAGGAAACCAACATGGAGGGGTGGAGTCTTGTGGGGAAATTGAAGGAGGGAATATGGCAAATCGGGATGAGAATGGAGGCTATGGTAGATTTGGGATGGGCAATCAACAAGGGAGAGTTGGGCTCTATGGTGATGATAGAGGTGACTATGAATCAAGGTACCATGAAGATGGACTTGATAGAGGAAGTCGTGGGGAACGAGTTCCAAAGTCTCATAGAGAGTGGCATTCTAGGAGGGTGAGAGATCATGTTAGCCATAAGGGATTTGAGAGgccaattgaagaagaagtctCATATAGAGCTCGATTGAGGCCTACCTACCTACATGGTGGTGTTGACACGAACCAAAGAGGTAACTCATCAAGTCATTTGACTACATCCTCTTCTTTCCATTTCTCACATAAGCCTCATGATGTATATGGAAATGTCTCCTCTTCGATGAGCTTAAACCAAATTAGTAGAGAAAAAcaacgagagagagagaaaaggcttgAGAGTGAAAGTGAGTCTAAAAAGCCAAGAGAGCGTGATAAAAGACAAGAGTGTGTGGTGCAAAATTCAAGAGAGAGTGGTGGGggtgagagaaaagaaaaatatcaaatgagagaaaaaccaCAAACACAAGTGAGTAAAGGGTGCTTGTTAGATTCTAAGGCCAACCTTGGGTGGGCACCAAATGATCTTTTGCCTCTTGCCCTTGGTGAAGAAAATAAGCTCTTACCCACAAACACTTCTTCTATGtctttttgtgttgatgaatgtgtaggaaatttaattaaagacaTGGAAGTGAAGTATCAAATTGCACATGGCTTGGAAACTATGCCCCCGGAGAAGGACCAAGAGGAACAAGGGCAAGTGGATGAACTCCTTGCCCAAGGTTCAAGTGCACTATCCTTGTCTCCTTGTGATGCTCCCTTGCATATGATTACACTAGAGAAGTCTCTTTGTGTTGATAGATTTGTTATTGATGACTTGTGTAAAGAGTGGTCTCATGAGCTTGAATCTTTGAATGTTAAATCTACCTTTGCACCATATATTGATCCTTTCTTGATAAGCCCAAGCATTGAGAGACATGGCATTTCTCTTATGGATTCTACCTTGAATGTTGGAGTGACTTTCTTTTATGCTAAGATGCCTAAGCTTTCATTTGTTGGTAATTTTGAGCTTCATGAGTGTGCGGCTGAGAATAGTAGGACCAAGAGGAGTGACATGGATAGTGACTTTAGAACTTGGTGTTTGCTATGTTTTCATTTCAAGGTGGTTAAACCCTTCAATGAGATTGGAGTGTTCTATGGCCGTTTTTTGAAGGATTTTTCCACCTATATGTCTCTTGAGGATGATGTTGTGAATATGAGCATAAAATTGCATTGTTCCCATAATTGTGGTcttgtttttatattgttgGAGGAATTGTGTAAGgcatattttgataaaaatcttATGATGCGTACTATGACTTTACACAAGTTACATATGCATGATGTTGTGCTTATTATGATCCATGTGGAGCATAATTTATGGATACATTGTGCATATGCTTTTGACCACtttttgaaattgttgaagCAAGTGAGTGAAATCCATTGTGATgaactttgtttgttgaatgGTAATCCTTCTTGCAAACTTGATGTATGTTGTGATGAACCACCTCTATATTTTGACCAAGAGTTTGTCAATTTGTGGAAGAGAACTTATTTGAGCAAGAGTGGTGTGTTaatgattgaaaatgattGTTCATTGCATGAGCgtgagaataaaatttttatgctTAGACCTCTCTTTATAACTTTCCATTTTGTACCATATGAGGACCCTTTCTTGTATATGCCTAGTCTTGTTGGGAATGCCAAATCTTTTGTCAAGATGTTCAAGAATTTGGAAATCATTTGTATGAGGATGGTCAAACCAAATAGAAACAAGGTGCTTGGGGCATGTGTGTTTTGGCATGTTGATTGCTTTTATTGCATGTCCATCAAACCATTCAATGGAGTTGGGATATTTTATGGTCTATTTGTGAAGAACTTTATATCTAATGGCTTTGTTTGGGACTACATTGTGAAGGAATGCCTATGTTTATTTGCACCCACATCTTGTACCTATATTGTGAGATTGTTTGAGTTTTGGTATGAAGGGTATCTTGATGAGTTTGTCTTGATTCCTTATGGGTGAGATTTGGACATGAAATGATTCATTAATTTGTGTTCTCATATTTATTGTGATTTGGCCTTGAGCTTGAGGGAACATGAATTTAGAGGTCCATACAACGTCTTTGGTGTAGTATTGTCTCTTAGAGCCGTTAGTGGTCTTAATCCTTTTCATCAtactttgatatttgatttactctttttccatttcatagGTGTGCGGAATCCAGATTTGAGGGCAAATCCTTGCCAAGAAGGGGAGAATGATATGACCACGATTGCTAGACATCAAGTGTTTTCACCTTGACGTGAGCCATGGATTGATTGGGGTCTAAGGAAGAGAGTGAAGACGTGCCAAGGATTCAATAAAGCTAGAGGGTCTCCCGAGGATGCGAGGAATAGAGAAGGCttggatttgaggacaaatcctttccaagaaggggaggatgatacgatcatggaagccgtgcgtcaaggatttcaactaCAGTTGGATTCAACCAGAAACCGTCCTATCGAGATGATATCCAaaagctatgaaactaccaccatcgtcttcgtcttggaaacagcttcgcgtgagtatcttgcacatctcaatcggagtccgaatgagggagttatgaTGGTTTTACAGAAGTCGCGCAGAACTGGCGAGGGAGTCCAGAGAGAATACTCGAGCGGGTGTTTTGCACCCTGCaattcacccgaccgggtgaatcACCTGAGACTTAGTTTTTAAGGGCCTTTTTCCACATTTTGGgcccttagtataaataccttttggtgtcatttttcattctagaTTGAGATAAGATTGTGATTGAAGTTATCTCCCTAGTgagtttttcctctttgaggaatgtatccaattccttccttgaaggttgcttgtttcaattccatagattgattcaagtagaggtatgcatcaatggggtgtatccattgagtagtggagccaagggGTGATAGAGCTATTGAAAGTTGCCTAGAGTTGTCTCCATCTTTTTGGTTAAGGTCCTATGGTTGTAGCTCTtttatctcatcattatacacatgctttccattcctaatcttccattctttcttgtttagattcaatttttgttggttggatcatctattatcttttgtcttgtgttgataaattaaaaatagcatcacaaaaatagttagattaaatatcataaataggtaatccttgggaaatggatcataaaCTATATAGATCCAGGTGGTAAGCCCAATCATGTAGTTAGGGCCTCCAAGCCCAAATTGTAAAAGTTtccttttttcaatttggagGATGAGTACTTGGTCAAATTTGTTTGTCCAAAGCATTATTGTGAGAACatataaatggagtatttattaagcATATGATATGTATGTGTTAGGTACTTAGGTTCATTAAATATtggattttatatttaattagttatatgaataaattagttCCTCGACTAAAATACTAATTCCTATAATCTCAAAAGTGAATTAATATTGTGTCGAAAATTACTACTTACTCCATGTCCCCACAACGTTCTTGTATGGGGTAAGATTGGATATCCTCACTTTTCAGTTATGAcgttaaatttattaatatttcgAAATGGGATAATGGAAATATCTTGGTTGATTTTTcccaaagaaataaaaataaaattggtagcagacaaaaacaatataatcTCACACGCAAATTGCAAGCTATGTGGACCGTTGGATTAATCGATAGATATCCTAATGACGTTGGATGTCTATCCACAAAATGAAAGCCATAAAAAATTTGCACTTTgtaaattttcttgttttcttcacattacttaaataaaatgaaaatagaaaagaagaGGACCAAACACGCCTTCATCTCCGCCGCCGGCCTATTATCTGAATCATCTTAGCAAATAATCCTCATTTTAAAGGGtgcagagagagagtgagagttTAGAGAGAGACGGAGCTAGAAATTTCTGTTGTGGATTTCAAGAGAACAGGTTTGAGCACAATTCCATCTGGCAAATTGTGTAGCGTAAAAATCTGATACTGTGATTTTGCGTAGATTATTGGACTTTTATGCTATTATTCGATTGTCCAGGGAttgatttgtatgtttttctaAGGAAATGAAATTTAGATTCGTGTTATTTGAAGCCAAGTGCTGCGTGTGTGTAATTTCCTCTTTCTAAGAGTGGTCAGTGTTTGCCAACTAAAAACAGCAAAAATAGAGTAGTCAGTGTTTGAATTTCTGCTGGTTAAGCTATCAGCTTAATTCTATCTAATTGTCTGTTGAAATTTGGGGCAATAGTATACTTAGTTATGAGGTTGATGAATTATGTGTTGGGAATTGGGGGTTTTCTTTATGTGAGCACTATTCATTACTAAATAGCTCATCAAGCATGAGAGGTGTTGGCTGTGGAATTTGATCATGtgattttcttgtttctgATCACACTAAACTGCATCATATAATATCACATACTCCCGTTTCTGTCAACCGAATTACTAGATTTCAGCTCTATGGCTTTATTGTTTCCTTGCTATGGTGCTTGTGCTTCATTCATTTTGTGAGCATGAATTTGGGTTGGAACAGTTAGTCCTGTGTTACATGCTCCGCATCTTGGTATTCTCTGTTGAAAAAACTTTTACATGCTAATATGTTACTCATTATGCCATTGAAAAAGTAGAATATGACACTAAACAGCGTGcaacttataattaaatttaaacccaatattttcattgattGATGTGGCATCTCAAAATTTCAGCTTCAACGAAATAAAACATGAGTTCACTGGATGTTGCCAGAGCAGAGCTTGCCCTTGCTGTTTTATATCTGAACAAAGCTGAAGCAAGGGACAAGATATGCAGGGCAATACAGTATGGTTCAAAGTTCTTGAGTAATGGAGAGCCTGGAACAGCGCAGAATGTTGACAAATCAACTAGCTTGGCTCGAAAAGTTTTTCGACTGTTCAAGGTCAGTTGTGAGGATTTCATTATTTAGAGTATACTACTACTCCTACTCTTTTTCCCTTTGAGATATACTGCTATTTACGTATAACCTTAAAAGTTTCCAATATATATCCATTTTGCAGTTCATCAATGATCTTCATGCTCTTGTTAGTCCAAATGCTCCAGGAACTCCACTTCCTCTGATTTTGTTGGGAAAGGTAATCGTTCTTCTTGTATAGAAATCTGAACCTAATATTATCTTGTATTAGTACAACTGATCTCTTTTTTTGGTGTTTATTTCAGTCGAAAAATGCACTCTTGTCctctttcttgtttttggATCAAATTGTGTGGCTTGGTAGGACTGGCATCTATAAGGTATGCTTTAAAACTTTCCTAGTTGACAGATTTGGTGAAACGAAAGATCATTTTATGTAAGTAGCAAATTTTACTATGCAGAACAAAGAACGCACTGAATTGATTGGAAGGATATCTCTGTATTGCTGGCTCAGTTCTTCTGTTTGCACCACCCTTGTCGAGGTGTGCTCTTTCATTGTCTTCTCGCTTCAACTTGATATTACTTTTGTTAAGTTTTAAGGTTCATCAATACCTGATGTGCTTATTATGTTTTCTCTTCAGATTGGGGAAATTGGAAGGCTATCCGGATCGATGAAAAAGTTAgaaaaagaattgaagaacACTAATAAATATAAGGTCTGCTTTTGAGACacctaataaatttaatatggCAGTTTCAAGCTTGGATTCTAGTAGTTGATATTCTTTGTGTGCAGAATGAACAATACCAAGCTAAgcttcaaaaatcaaatgagaGATCACTTGCTCTTATCAAGGCTGGCATGGACATAGTTGTTGCTGTTGGTTTGCTTCAACTGTCACCCAAGAAAGTTACCCCTCGTGTAACTGGTGCTTTTGGATTCGCCAGCTCTCTCATCTCCTGCTACCAGGTATGTATCTGCCTTtaaattgatttcaatttcCCTTGTTGTTACATTGTGATGTTTGTTTCTGAGCGTTTTCTCTCAACGTAGTTTTTGTGATATaacaaatcttaaaaatttcatGTCTTGTCACAAACGGAAAACCGCTTGATATGTTGTTTTCTCTTACAATTGTGCTTACGGTATGAAATCCATTCTTTTGTTGGACAGTTGCTCCCATCACCACAGAAGACAAAGACTACTTGAAGGCTGGTTTAGGTTTAAGTTTAAGTTTGTGATAAAAACTTGATGTGTCTTTGAATTATACATTGCATGATTGTAATCTTTAGTGTACGTACTGCTCCCAGTGTCGTTCGCTTTGTTGCAAACCGGTTTATGAATAATGTATGCATTGACCTATTCTGGTTTAGACCAGTGTAATTCTCAGCATCTTAATCTCTTGATGATGGTGATTACGATGATGATTGTATTGGGCTCAAATAGCATTTGAGAATCATAGTTCATCCCAACACAGTAGGATTGAATTTGTGGATTCCAGAAACATTCTTGAAGAGGGTTGGAGATTGATAATATGCCTGTGTTAAGGGAAAATTGTGATATTAGTTGTAGGCATATTTCTATCCGGTGCTTCTTTCTTGCTCAATCTCAACTGCTTTCCATACAGGGCCTCGTGTGTTGTTCCATTCTTAGAGTATTCTccacattttcaatttaaattttttgaatatcaTATCTTGACTATGTTCGTGTTCACTATATTATTGTGAGGGTCTATTTAAAACGTCTTGACcttgatttctttattttgtttttactttttgttgTGATATACATGAAAATAAGAACTTTTCATTTGCAATCAAGTCTTAAGATTCATCCTAAAGCGTCATGAATTCTAATTGCATCTCAGTCGACGCAGTAATTTCAGTCAATATTTTGGGCATTGTTATATTAAATCTATtgtagaaaaaattatactactactgcACTTCAACGGTAATTTGagtttaaattgaataaatctCAATGAACTCCTGcataaaagaatttaatttgtttactaATCGAAAAATTACTTTGATCTAAAAATGTTTATCCATAGAATTAAAATGTCATATTCACAAATGGGTCCATAGCTCAGTGGTAGAGCAATTGACTGCAGATCAATAGGTCACCGGTTCTAACCCGGTTGGGCcctatgaatttattttttctcaaaatttactaatatGTTTGAATTCTAAAGCCACTTTTGTTTCAATAAAActacaacatttttttttatttagctCTTGAACGGGGTCTTAAATAAAGACTTTGATAAGGGGGTTAAGGacaaaaaagtagaaaaatgaGATAGGTTTAAT harbors:
- the LOC125222664 gene encoding peroxisomal membrane protein 11C-like; translated protein: MSSLDVARAELALAVLYLNKAEARDKICRAIQYGSKFLSNGEPGTAQNVDKSTSLARKVFRLFKFINDLHALVSPNAPGTPLPLILLGKSKNALLSSFLFLDQIVWLGRTGIYKNKERTELIGRISLYCWLSSSVCTTLVEIGEIGRLSGSMKKLEKELKNTNKYKNEQYQAKLQKSNERSLALIKAGMDIVVAVGLLQLSPKKVTPRVTGAFGFASSLISCYQLLPSPQKTKTT